A region from the Vicia villosa cultivar HV-30 ecotype Madison, WI linkage group LG3, Vvil1.0, whole genome shotgun sequence genome encodes:
- the LOC131662336 gene encoding probable cytokinin riboside 5'-monophosphate phosphoribohydrolase LOGL3: protein MMGFSFAVSFGTDIVLLTRTTHQTRLINFTATHHNNKTLAFNFSNHNKPTPYTPIFASKHESIQFDERKSPNEVKEEIKQCYDLLNRLGRGVVYLGSSRMNSTHSHYVQAQELAKEATSLLECTTWSGAGPGLMDAVTQGAMQAGKPVGGFKIGREAGEWTASNFHPYLPSENYLTCRFFSARKHGLVDAVVRNNSFDKTAVVALPGGIGTLDEMFEMLALIQLERIGSKHPVPFLLMNYDSFYSKLLDFLDVCENWGTVSKGEVASLWKVCNSNSEALAYLADFYRISLGDTSQKNETKLNSTHDLIS, encoded by the exons ATGATGGGATTCTCGTTTGCAGTTTCATTTGGTACCGATATTGTTCTGCTCACAAGAACCACTCACCAAACCAGATTAATCAACTTCACAGCAACACACCACAACAACAAAACCCTTGCTTTCAACTTCTCTAACCATAATAAACCCACTCCTTACACACCAATCTTCGCATCAAAGCATGAATCGATTCAATTTGATGAGAGGAAGAGCCCAAATGAG GTTAAAGAAGAGATCAAGCAATGTTATGATCTCTTAAACAGATTGGGAAGAGGAGTTGTTTATTTGGGTTCTTCTAGAATGAACTCCACCCATTCGCATTATGTTCAAGCACAAGAATTAGCTAAAGAGGCAA CAAGTCTTTTGGAATGCACTACATGGTCGGGGGCTGGACCAGGACTAATGGATGCTGTTACTCAAGGTGCTATGCAGGCAGGAAAACCAGTTGGTGGATTCAAGATAGGAAGAGAAGCCGGGGAATGGACAGCATCCAACTTTCATCCATACTTACCATCCGAAAACTACCTTACCTGCAG GTTTTTCTCTGCAAGGAAGCACGGGCTGGTCGATGCTGTCGTGAGGAACAATTCATTTGATAAAACTGCTGTTGTTGCCCTTCCTGGTGGGATTGGTACTCTAGACGAGATGTTCGAGATGCTGGCATTAATTCAACTAGAACGAATTGGATCAAAGCACCCTGTTCCCTTCCTGTTGATGAACTACGATTCCTTTTATTCAAAACTTCTGGACTTTTTAGATGTTTGTGAGAATTGGGGAACTGTCTCTAAAGGAGAGGTTGCATCATTGTGGAAGGTTTGTAATAGCAACTCAGAAGCTTTGGCTTACCTTGCGGATTTCTACCGCATTTCTTTAGGTGATACAAGTCAGAAGAATGAAACTAAATTGAATAGTACACATGATTTAATCTCTTGA